A window of the Egibacter rhizosphaerae genome harbors these coding sequences:
- a CDS encoding ROK family protein — translation MSGTAVGVDIGGTKIAAGIVSPDGSVSMHSRVGTPSGDPVRMADAVVELVQSLGAAWTEPATSTGAVRPAALPVGVGAAGIVDRDGRVRFSPNVPGWLDHPLQEQLSERLDAPVAVENDANAAAWGEFRVGAARGAGRSAALLTVGTGVGGGIVEDGRLIRGANGLAAELGHLIVAEGGVKCECGNRGCLESYASGTAIGRTARDRVRDGSLPPDSELIALEPDELTGVAVTRASQRGDEGAQAVLAECGSWLGVGLANVVNALDPEVVVVGGGGAQAGEPLLAPARAACEERLVGRDYRRVPPVVPAELGEDAGIIGAAMLLLDG, via the coding sequence ATGAGCGGCACCGCGGTCGGTGTCGACATCGGCGGGACGAAGATCGCTGCTGGCATCGTGTCGCCTGACGGCTCCGTTTCGATGCACAGCCGCGTCGGCACACCGTCCGGCGATCCCGTGCGCATGGCGGACGCGGTCGTCGAGCTCGTGCAGAGCCTGGGCGCGGCATGGACGGAGCCGGCGACGTCGACGGGAGCGGTCAGGCCGGCCGCGCTGCCGGTCGGGGTCGGAGCGGCGGGCATCGTCGATCGCGACGGCAGGGTGCGCTTCTCGCCGAACGTGCCCGGCTGGCTCGATCACCCGTTGCAGGAACAGCTCTCCGAGCGCCTCGACGCACCCGTCGCGGTCGAGAACGACGCGAACGCGGCGGCGTGGGGCGAGTTCCGCGTCGGCGCGGCGCGTGGAGCCGGACGCAGCGCCGCGCTGTTGACCGTCGGCACGGGGGTCGGCGGCGGGATCGTCGAGGACGGCCGCCTCATCCGGGGGGCGAACGGGCTCGCCGCCGAACTCGGGCATCTCATCGTGGCCGAGGGGGGCGTCAAGTGCGAGTGCGGGAACCGCGGGTGTCTCGAGTCCTACGCGAGCGGGACGGCGATCGGTCGGACGGCGCGCGACCGGGTCCGGGACGGGTCGTTGCCGCCCGACTCGGAGCTCATCGCGCTCGAGCCCGACGAGTTGACCGGCGTCGCGGTCACCCGGGCGTCGCAGCGCGGCGACGAGGGGGCCCAGGCGGTGCTCGCCGAGTGCGGCTCGTGGCTGGGCGTGGGGCTCGCCAACGTCGTCAACGCGCTCGATCCCGAGGTCGTCGTCGTCGGCGGCGGCGGCGCGCAGGCAGGGGAGCCCCTGCTCGCGCCAGCGCGTGCGGCGTGTGAGGAGCGGCTCGTCGGCCGTGACTACCGGCGTGTCCCGCCGGTCGTGCCCGCCGAGCTCGGGGAGGACGCCGGGATCATCGGTGCCGCGATGCTGTTGCTCGACGGTTGA
- a CDS encoding Vms1/Ankzf1 family peptidyl-tRNA hydrolase, producing the protein MEVTTREIRELMERPASGSPVTTVYLNTDGARYPRPADYEARLDGLLREVQQQAEALDSGARESVGADAAAVRKWVRDVFDRGDTRGLGLFATGGEVFETVQVALGVRNVARLGPRPYVVPLEALVGRQHHIALALISRDRARVLRYRLGVLEEHRAIEAEVHGQHEQGGWAQARYQRGIEHDVLHHYKDVAEVLLALHEEEPVDALVVAGGEAETAEFDRSLHPYLQAVRRPTPHALPFQAAPDEIRELLAEVEQDLVSTRRRKLLERLAAGTGQAGATARGIRHVLEAVNAKRIDTLFVVEGAGEPGYRSASGALALHADEAAAYGEPVEAVTDVVDEIIEEAVRSGSHIELFRDDERLDGHPVAALLRF; encoded by the coding sequence GTGGAGGTCACGACGAGGGAGATCCGCGAGCTCATGGAGCGCCCGGCCAGCGGTTCGCCGGTCACCACCGTCTACCTGAACACCGACGGTGCGCGCTACCCGCGACCGGCCGACTACGAGGCACGCCTCGACGGCCTCCTGCGGGAGGTCCAGCAACAGGCGGAGGCGCTGGACAGCGGCGCCCGAGAGTCGGTCGGCGCCGATGCCGCCGCCGTCCGGAAGTGGGTCCGGGACGTGTTCGATCGGGGCGACACGCGCGGGCTCGGCTTGTTCGCGACCGGGGGAGAGGTGTTCGAGACCGTCCAGGTCGCGCTGGGGGTCCGCAACGTCGCCCGCCTTGGTCCCCGCCCCTACGTGGTGCCGCTCGAGGCGCTCGTCGGCCGCCAGCATCACATCGCGCTGGCCCTGATCAGTCGCGACCGGGCCCGCGTCCTGCGTTACCGGCTCGGAGTCCTCGAGGAGCACCGCGCGATCGAGGCGGAGGTCCACGGACAGCACGAGCAGGGCGGTTGGGCACAGGCCCGTTACCAGCGCGGGATCGAGCACGACGTCCTGCACCACTACAAGGACGTGGCCGAGGTGCTGCTGGCACTGCACGAGGAGGAGCCCGTCGACGCGCTCGTCGTCGCCGGGGGCGAGGCCGAGACAGCCGAGTTCGATCGTTCCCTGCACCCGTATCTGCAGGCCGTGCGCCGGCCGACGCCCCACGCCCTCCCGTTCCAGGCCGCACCCGACGAGATTCGCGAGTTGCTCGCGGAGGTGGAACAGGACCTGGTGAGCACCCGTCGCCGCAAGCTGCTCGAGCGCCTCGCCGCCGGCACCGGCCAGGCCGGGGCCACCGCCCGGGGGATCCGTCACGTGCTCGAGGCCGTGAACGCCAAGCGCATCGACACGCTGTTCGTCGTCGAGGGGGCCGGCGAGCCCGGTTATCGGAGCGCGAGCGGAGCGCTGGCCCTGCACGCCGACGAGGCGGCGGCGTACGGGGAGCCCGTCGAGGCGGTGACCGACGTGGTCGACGAGATCATCGAGGAGGCCGTGCGCTCCGGCTCGCACATCGAGCTCTTCCGCGACGACGAGCGGCTGGACGGGCATCCGGTCGCTGCCCTCCTGCGCTTCTGA
- a CDS encoding ArsA family ATPase, producing MEPLPAGHISPVRVLLVTGKGGVGKTSVAAATARRLARDGARTLVLSTDPAHSLADALDHGIGPEPTEVAPGLHAEQLDAQQRLAAQWTEIRGYLSTLLTAGGLDSLEAEELTVVPGLEELFALLDVQRHAEDGHYDAVVVDCAPTAETLRLLALPDALANYIDRGLAGGGRVARAVFERTGGVPLPGDDVLRAADRLQRRLRDVRARLLDTRHATVRLVTNAERVVVAETRRTHTALHLFGYHVDAVVVNRLLPEAVTDPWLEGWKRRQAETLDEIHDGFAGVPVLTAPLLEEEAVGGTALDRLGDALYADLDPAGVLADGEPLSFSSLGGGVTRMRLALPFAAAEDVTVHTSDAELFVTVGGRTGRVAMPPSLIDRPVTAARVRDEALEVDFAAAEPAAAS from the coding sequence ATGGAACCGCTACCGGCAGGTCATATCAGCCCCGTGCGCGTCCTGCTCGTCACCGGCAAGGGGGGCGTCGGCAAGACCTCGGTGGCAGCCGCCACCGCCCGGCGCCTCGCCCGCGACGGGGCCCGTACGCTCGTGCTCTCGACCGATCCGGCGCACTCGCTCGCCGACGCCCTCGATCACGGGATCGGTCCCGAGCCGACCGAGGTCGCCCCCGGACTGCACGCCGAGCAGCTCGACGCGCAACAGCGCCTCGCGGCCCAGTGGACGGAGATCCGCGGTTACCTGTCGACGCTGCTCACGGCCGGCGGCCTCGACTCGCTCGAGGCCGAGGAGCTGACGGTCGTGCCCGGCCTCGAGGAGCTCTTCGCGCTGCTCGACGTGCAGCGACACGCGGAGGACGGGCACTACGACGCGGTCGTGGTCGATTGTGCGCCGACCGCCGAGACGCTGCGACTGCTCGCGCTGCCGGATGCGCTCGCGAACTACATCGATCGTGGCCTCGCGGGAGGAGGGCGCGTCGCTCGTGCGGTGTTCGAGCGCACCGGTGGCGTCCCCCTGCCGGGTGACGACGTGCTGCGGGCCGCCGACCGACTCCAGCGGCGCCTCCGCGACGTCCGTGCGCGCCTACTGGACACCCGGCACGCGACGGTGCGTCTGGTCACCAACGCCGAGCGGGTGGTGGTGGCCGAGACCCGCCGCACGCACACGGCGCTGCACCTGTTCGGGTACCACGTCGACGCGGTGGTGGTGAATCGCCTGCTGCCCGAGGCGGTCACGGATCCCTGGCTCGAGGGCTGGAAGCGTCGGCAGGCGGAGACGCTCGACGAGATCCACGACGGTTTCGCCGGCGTTCCCGTGCTGACGGCCCCGCTGCTCGAGGAGGAGGCCGTGGGCGGCACCGCGCTGGACCGGCTGGGCGACGCCCTGTACGCCGACCTCGATCCCGCCGGCGTTCTTGCCGACGGAGAACCGCTCTCGTTCTCGTCGCTCGGCGGAGGCGTCACGCGCATGCGCCTCGCGCTGCCGTTCGCGGCCGCCGAGGACGTGACCGTGCACACCTCGGACGCGGAGTTGTTCGTCACGGTCGGCGGGCGGACGGGACGGGTCGCGATGCCGCCCTCGTTGATCGACCGGCCGGTCACGGCCGCGCGTGTTCGGGACGAGGCGCTCGAGGTCGACTTCGCCGCCGCCGAGCCCGCTGCGGCCAGCTGA
- a CDS encoding IS110 family transposase, translating to MMHMHGIRAQQLSARTVGVGLDRLVAVPVDVGKSAAMAMVVDFSGRRLAAPFEFALDRSGVAGFVARVERVLPAETALVRVGVEACGHYHRPLVASRVLPGHWQLVEHNPAWVSAQRRVNGTGRTKTDPIDLTAIADLLLAGRGYEVAVGDELLVELSAWAAHRRRRVQARSAVKNQLTGQLDRCFPGLGASLSSVLGTKVGRLVAAEFSDPDRLARLGVARFRAFAARRDVRVSVALAERLVAAARDALPTPDAAVARQVLAADLALLDGLDGQLAEVDARIDALVPATRYRVLTSGPGWGAVRAAGYAAGVGDPARWPSHRQVYRAAGLNPAQYESAGRRRDSGISREGSVPLRRAILDLGVGLWHQDPAARRYAAGLRERGKPGAIIATALARRANKIAFAMVRDQTLYDPACWASKE from the coding sequence ATGATGCACATGCATGGTATTCGAGCGCAGCAACTTTCGGCGCGGACGGTCGGCGTGGGGTTGGATCGGCTGGTGGCGGTGCCGGTGGATGTGGGCAAGTCGGCGGCGATGGCGATGGTGGTCGACTTCTCGGGTCGGCGGCTGGCCGCGCCGTTCGAGTTCGCTCTCGACCGGTCGGGGGTGGCGGGGTTCGTCGCTCGGGTCGAGCGGGTTCTGCCGGCGGAGACGGCGTTGGTGCGGGTGGGGGTGGAGGCGTGCGGGCACTATCATCGGCCGCTGGTCGCCTCGAGGGTGCTGCCCGGGCACTGGCAGCTGGTGGAGCACAACCCGGCGTGGGTGTCAGCCCAGCGGCGGGTCAACGGCACGGGTCGGACCAAGACCGACCCGATCGACTTGACCGCGATCGCGGATCTGCTGCTGGCCGGCCGCGGCTACGAGGTGGCCGTCGGTGATGAGCTGCTGGTCGAGCTGAGCGCGTGGGCGGCGCATCGCCGCCGGCGGGTGCAGGCCCGCTCGGCGGTCAAGAACCAGCTGACCGGTCAGCTGGACCGCTGCTTTCCCGGGCTGGGCGCGAGTCTGTCGAGCGTGCTGGGCACCAAGGTCGGCCGCCTTGTCGCGGCCGAGTTCTCAGACCCCGATCGGCTCGCCCGGCTCGGCGTGGCCCGCTTCCGGGCGTTCGCGGCGCGCCGCGACGTGCGCGTGAGCGTGGCGCTGGCCGAGCGCCTCGTGGCCGCGGCCCGCGACGCGCTGCCCACGCCCGACGCGGCGGTGGCCCGTCAGGTCCTGGCCGCCGATCTGGCGCTGCTCGACGGCCTGGACGGCCAACTCGCCGAGGTCGACGCGCGCATCGACGCGCTCGTGCCCGCCACCCGCTACCGCGTGCTGACGTCGGGGCCGGGCTGGGGGGCGGTCCGCGCGGCCGGCTACGCCGCCGGCGTCGGCGACCCGGCACGCTGGCCCTCGCACCGGCAGGTGTACCGCGCCGCCGGGCTGAACCCCGCCCAGTACGAGTCCGCCGGACGACGGCGTGACAGCGGCATCAGCCGGGAGGGATCGGTGCCGCTGCGCCGGGCGATCCTCGACCTCGGCGTGGGCCTGTGGCACCAAGATCCCGCCGCCCGCCGCTACGCCGCCGGGCTGCGCGAGCGCGGCAAGCCCGGCGCGATCATCGCCACCGCCCTGGCCCGCCGGGCGAACAAGATCGCCTTCGCGATGGTCCGCGACCAGACGCTGTACGACCCCGCCTGCTGGGCCAGCAAGGAGTAG